Proteins encoded within one genomic window of Variovorax sp. OAS795:
- a CDS encoding amino acid deaminase, translated as MTMNDTTAAADQDFNDPLLGSSYKGYPRTQPPRRRSEVGAAGWNVLAGDLPLPLAVLKREALEHNLAWMQSRVRAWGIDLAPHGKTTMSPQLFQRQLDAGAWGLTFATVTQLAVGVAAGARRTLIANQVVSDEDLAGIQLLLQAHADLRIVFLVDSLAQLALIEGWSTRHPESVPFEVMLEIGVEGARTGCRTHEEAVALATRLRASDAVKLVGIETYEGQGATGASEPDTAYASTLMDRVEAIARHCDTQQLFETGEVLVSAGGSAIFDLVAGRLKPALGSPVRGLLRSGCYVTHDHGFYKRMVSAVDERLGCDCGESLRPAMEVWATVQSRPETGLAILAVGKRDISFDLSMPVPIARAARGMLEAQAVPAGWKITALNDQHAYLRWDASEEAEAPVVGDRVGLGISHPCTTFDKWHWMPVVEENYRVSDAVAMHF; from the coding sequence ATGACCATGAACGACACCACCGCTGCCGCCGACCAGGATTTCAACGACCCGCTGCTGGGCAGCAGCTACAAGGGCTACCCGCGCACCCAGCCGCCGCGCCGGCGCAGCGAGGTGGGCGCCGCGGGCTGGAACGTGCTGGCCGGCGACCTGCCGCTGCCGCTGGCCGTGCTCAAGCGCGAGGCGCTGGAGCACAACCTGGCGTGGATGCAGTCGCGCGTGCGCGCGTGGGGCATCGACCTTGCGCCGCACGGCAAGACCACCATGTCGCCGCAGCTCTTCCAGCGCCAACTCGATGCCGGCGCCTGGGGCCTGACCTTCGCCACGGTGACGCAGCTTGCCGTCGGCGTGGCGGCCGGGGCGCGCCGCACGCTCATCGCCAACCAGGTCGTCAGCGACGAAGACCTGGCGGGCATCCAGCTGCTGCTGCAAGCGCATGCAGACCTGCGCATCGTGTTCCTGGTCGATTCGCTCGCGCAGCTTGCGCTGATCGAAGGCTGGTCGACGCGGCATCCCGAGAGCGTGCCTTTCGAAGTGATGCTCGAGATCGGCGTCGAGGGCGCACGCACCGGCTGCCGCACGCATGAAGAAGCCGTGGCGCTTGCCACCCGCTTGCGCGCCAGCGACGCGGTCAAGCTCGTGGGCATCGAGACCTACGAAGGGCAGGGCGCCACGGGCGCCAGCGAGCCCGACACGGCCTACGCCAGCACGCTGATGGACCGCGTGGAAGCCATTGCGCGCCACTGCGACACGCAGCAGCTGTTCGAGACCGGCGAGGTGCTGGTCTCGGCCGGCGGCTCGGCCATCTTCGACCTGGTCGCCGGCCGCCTGAAGCCCGCACTCGGTTCGCCGGTGCGCGGCCTGCTGCGCTCGGGCTGCTATGTCACGCACGACCATGGCTTCTACAAGCGCATGGTGAGCGCGGTCGACGAGCGCCTGGGCTGCGATTGCGGCGAGAGCCTGCGCCCGGCGATGGAAGTGTGGGCGACGGTGCAGTCGCGTCCGGAGACCGGCCTGGCCATCCTCGCGGTCGGCAAGCGCGACATCTCCTTCGATCTCTCGATGCCGGTGCCGATCGCGCGCGCCGCGCGCGGCATGCTCGAAGCCCAGGCCGTTCCCGCTGGCTGGAAGATCACCGCGCTCAACGACCAACATGCCTACCTGCGCTGGGATGCCTCCGAAGAAGCGGAGGCACCGGTGGTCGGTGACCGCGTGGGCCTGGGCATCTCGCACCCGTGCACCACCTTCGACAAGTGGCACTGGATGCCGGTGGTCGAAGAGAACTACCGCGTGAGCGACGCCGTCGCCATGCACTTCTGA
- a CDS encoding MurR/RpiR family transcriptional regulator: MTPSLLQKIAGLRSSAPATRRAILDLILEDPDRALEESFEQLAERSRSSVPTIMRTCRDLGFAGLREFKLALAQELALGGSPLHRRVNIEDAADEVVGKIARSAAASVSGVRGQLDMQVLEGAVAAIAAAPHVDLYGAGATSWFMANDLQARLFRLGLSANAWTDYHLQQVAGAAQRPGGVVIAISHVGGMPSLLDAVDIARGQGAKVVALTRPGTALAARADFLLGLSVPDDAVMHVGIDAYLTHLTAIEILTVLVAQRRGEPAVQRLQRAREAFQRHGIDASTHPLQSWDGGGIDSKGRAS, translated from the coding sequence ATGACCCCCTCCCTGCTTCAGAAGATCGCCGGGCTCCGCAGCAGCGCGCCCGCCACGCGGCGCGCGATTCTCGACCTGATCCTCGAAGACCCCGACCGCGCGCTCGAAGAAAGCTTCGAACAGCTGGCCGAGCGCTCGCGCAGCTCGGTGCCCACCATCATGCGCACCTGCCGCGACCTGGGCTTTGCGGGGCTGCGCGAATTCAAGCTCGCGCTGGCGCAGGAACTCGCGCTCGGCGGCTCGCCCTTGCACCGGCGCGTGAACATCGAGGACGCGGCCGACGAGGTGGTCGGCAAGATCGCGCGCAGCGCCGCGGCCTCGGTGTCGGGCGTGCGCGGGCAGCTCGACATGCAGGTGCTCGAAGGCGCTGTCGCCGCCATCGCGGCCGCGCCGCACGTGGACCTGTACGGCGCGGGCGCCACCTCGTGGTTCATGGCCAACGACCTGCAGGCGCGGCTCTTCAGGCTGGGCCTCTCGGCCAACGCCTGGACCGACTATCACCTGCAGCAGGTGGCGGGCGCGGCGCAGCGTCCGGGCGGCGTGGTCATTGCCATCTCGCACGTGGGCGGCATGCCTTCGCTGCTCGATGCCGTGGACATCGCCCGCGGGCAGGGCGCCAAGGTGGTGGCGCTCACGCGGCCCGGCACCGCGCTGGCAGCCAGGGCCGATTTCCTGCTCGGGCTCTCGGTGCCGGACGACGCGGTGATGCACGTGGGCATCGATGCCTACCTGACGCACCTCACCGCCATCGAGATTCTCACGGTGCTGGTGGCGCAGCGCCGCGGCGAGCCCGCAGTGCAGCGCCTGCAGCGCGCACGCGAGGCCTTCCAGCGCCACGGCATCGACGCCTCCACGCACCCGCTGCAAAGCTGGGACGGCGGCGGCATCGACAGCAAAGGCCGCGCATCGTGA
- a CDS encoding isoprenylcysteine carboxylmethyltransferase family protein, which produces MLLWFQLILFVAGTAALLYVSRGPLRQPGSHGFYRFFAWECMLVLIIVNLPVWHVDPLSFTQLLSCVFLALSIWLPIHAFRLLKAEGKPTEARSDDPALYGFEKTSSIVSAGAFRYIRHPMYTALMLLAWGAFLKQFTWLTLALVLAATALLVLTALRDEEECIAHFGEGYREYMRRTRRFIPFLL; this is translated from the coding sequence ATGCTTCTCTGGTTCCAGCTCATCCTTTTCGTCGCCGGCACGGCCGCGCTGCTGTACGTCTCGCGCGGGCCGCTGCGCCAGCCCGGATCGCACGGGTTCTACCGCTTCTTCGCGTGGGAATGCATGCTGGTGCTGATCATCGTGAACCTGCCGGTCTGGCATGTGGACCCGCTGTCCTTCACGCAGTTGCTCTCCTGCGTGTTCCTCGCACTGTCGATCTGGCTGCCGATCCATGCCTTCAGGCTGCTCAAGGCAGAGGGCAAGCCGACCGAGGCGCGCAGCGACGACCCTGCGCTCTACGGCTTCGAAAAGACCTCGTCGATCGTCAGTGCCGGCGCGTTCCGCTACATCCGCCACCCCATGTACACGGCGCTGATGCTGCTGGCCTGGGGTGCCTTCCTGAAACAGTTCACCTGGCTCACGCTCGCGCTGGTGCTGGCCGCCACCGCGCTGCTCGTCCTCACGGCGCTGCGCGACGAAGAGGAGTGCATCGCGCATTTCGGCGAAGGCTACCGCGAGTACATGCGCCGCACCCGGCGCTTCATTCCTTTCCTGCTGTGA
- a CDS encoding D-aminoacylase yields MVSGAGAVLLEAGLVVDGSGGPSWRGDVLLRGDRIAALGEGLRGRLPDGLALVEVEIVDCRAKVIAPGFIDAHTHDDAIVLRDPLCLPKVSQGITTVVTGNCGISLAPYRTPQSRPPLTLLGADSFRHATMAEYRAAVDAAHPALNVAALVGHTTLRFAAMEALDRPASGDELARMAALLDSCMAEGAHGLSSGLFYEEAFAAPADEVTALARVVARHGGIYATHLRSEMQQIIEALHEAGDTAFSAGVPLVISHHKCAGPANWGRTKETLPLIEALAERQKISMDVYPYVAGSTVLREDLVDGVIDVLLTWSDPHPAMTGRLISDIAREWGTTEKEACLRLKPGGACYFQMQEEDVERVIAHPLTMIGSDGLPHDRHPHPRLWGAFPRVLARYWRERRLFTLEQAVHKMTGMTARNLRIADRGLLRAGAMADVVVFDPDTIADTATYDKPMGVSLGIERVFVNGVLAYRGGQGEGAQVLARAGRMLTRAATMCA; encoded by the coding sequence ATCGTGAGCGGGGCCGGAGCCGTCCTGCTCGAAGCCGGCCTCGTGGTCGACGGCTCGGGCGGGCCTTCGTGGCGCGGCGATGTGCTGCTGCGGGGCGACCGCATCGCCGCACTCGGCGAAGGGCTGCGCGGGCGCCTGCCCGACGGGCTCGCGCTGGTCGAGGTCGAGATCGTCGATTGCCGCGCGAAGGTGATCGCACCCGGCTTCATCGACGCCCACACGCACGACGACGCCATCGTGCTGCGCGATCCGCTGTGCCTGCCCAAGGTGTCGCAGGGCATCACCACCGTGGTCACCGGCAACTGCGGCATTTCGCTCGCGCCGTACCGCACGCCGCAGTCCAGGCCGCCGCTCACGCTGCTGGGCGCGGACTCGTTCAGGCATGCCACCATGGCCGAGTACCGCGCGGCCGTCGATGCGGCGCATCCCGCGCTCAACGTGGCCGCGCTGGTGGGCCACACCACCTTGCGCTTCGCAGCCATGGAGGCGCTCGACCGGCCCGCGAGCGGCGACGAGCTCGCCCGCATGGCGGCGCTGCTCGACAGCTGCATGGCCGAGGGCGCGCACGGCCTGTCGTCGGGCCTGTTCTACGAAGAAGCCTTTGCCGCGCCCGCCGACGAGGTGACCGCCCTCGCTCGCGTCGTGGCCCGGCATGGCGGCATCTACGCCACGCACCTGCGCAGCGAGATGCAGCAGATCATCGAGGCGCTGCACGAGGCCGGCGACACGGCCTTCAGCGCCGGCGTGCCGCTCGTGATCTCGCACCACAAGTGCGCCGGCCCGGCCAACTGGGGCCGCACCAAGGAGACGCTGCCGCTGATCGAGGCGCTGGCCGAGCGGCAGAAGATCTCGATGGACGTGTACCCCTACGTGGCCGGCTCCACCGTGCTGCGCGAGGACCTGGTCGACGGCGTCATCGACGTGCTGCTGACCTGGTCCGATCCGCATCCGGCGATGACCGGCCGCCTCATTTCCGACATTGCGCGCGAGTGGGGCACCACCGAAAAGGAGGCCTGCCTGCGTCTGAAGCCCGGCGGCGCCTGCTACTTCCAGATGCAGGAAGAAGACGTGGAGCGCGTCATTGCGCACCCGCTCACCATGATCGGGAGCGACGGCCTGCCGCATGACCGCCATCCGCATCCGCGCCTCTGGGGTGCCTTTCCGCGGGTGCTCGCGCGCTACTGGCGCGAGCGCCGCCTGTTCACGCTCGAGCAGGCCGTGCACAAGATGACCGGCATGACCGCGCGCAACCTGCGCATCGCCGACCGCGGCCTGCTGCGCGCGGGTGCCATGGCCGACGTGGTGGTGTTCGACCCCGATACCATTGCCGACACCGCCACCTACGACAAGCCGATGGGCGTGAGCCTGGGCATCGAACGGGTGTTCGTGAACGGCGTGCTGGCGTATCGCGGCGGGCAAGGCGAAGGCGCCCAGGTGCTTGCGCGCGCCGGGCGCATGCTGACGCGCGCCGCTACGATGTGCGCATGA
- a CDS encoding glucose 1-dehydrogenase, with translation MFDLTGKTALVTGGNGGIGLGMAQGLAQAGARVIVAARNAQKSAAAVEALKALGSDSFAIEVDVADEASVQKASDEMAARCGRLDILVNNAGTTVRKPVDQLALDEWHKVMDTNLTSAFLCSRAAHPHLKKAGGGKIINIGSMMSIFGAPYAPAYAASKAGIVQLTKSTALSWAADNIQVNAILPGWFETELTDGARSQIPGLYERVVARAAAGRWGKPADIAGTAVFLASQASDYVTGTAIPVDGGFSISG, from the coding sequence ATGTTCGATCTCACCGGAAAAACAGCACTCGTCACCGGCGGCAACGGCGGCATCGGCCTCGGCATGGCGCAAGGCCTCGCCCAGGCCGGCGCCCGCGTCATCGTCGCCGCGCGCAACGCGCAGAAGTCGGCCGCCGCGGTGGAAGCGCTCAAGGCCCTGGGCAGCGACAGCTTCGCGATCGAGGTCGATGTCGCCGACGAAGCCTCGGTGCAGAAAGCCTCCGACGAAATGGCCGCGCGCTGCGGCAGGCTGGACATCCTCGTCAACAACGCCGGCACCACGGTGCGCAAGCCCGTCGACCAGCTCGCGCTGGACGAATGGCACAAGGTGATGGACACTAACCTGACCAGCGCCTTCCTGTGCAGCCGGGCCGCGCATCCCCACCTGAAGAAGGCAGGCGGCGGCAAGATCATCAACATCGGCTCGATGATGTCGATCTTCGGTGCGCCCTATGCCCCCGCATATGCCGCGAGCAAGGCCGGCATCGTGCAGCTCACCAAATCGACCGCGCTCTCGTGGGCGGCCGACAACATCCAGGTCAATGCCATCCTCCCGGGCTGGTTCGAGACCGAGCTGACCGATGGCGCCCGCAGCCAGATTCCAGGCCTGTACGAGCGCGTGGTGGCGCGCGCCGCCGCCGGGCGCTGGGGCAAGCCCGCCGACATTGCCGGTACGGCCGTGTTTCTTGCCAGCCAGGCCTCGGACTACGTGACCGGCACGGCCATACCGGTGGACGGCGGATTTTCCATTTCTGGCTGA
- a CDS encoding CPBP family intramembrane glutamic endopeptidase: MKSQGFPSAAQAALLFLALFLCELVVALALRDANRWLGLNEMQMGVLAAVLGNGCVFAGVMHYQKLTYRALFHQSAASARATLVLVVPPVLLLVPGLMLVIVTAMNLLVRVVPLSAWEESMFSRMADGSVAATLAVCVMAPLLEEMLFRGIVLRGFLQRYSRWQAIMGSALLFGVAHMNIYQFVVGLVLGAVLGWLYERTRSLIPCIALHAAYNTGTILVSDLPETLSFADTVMGLLAIGLATVCGALALRHLLVAPVARWPAP; this comes from the coding sequence GTGAAAAGCCAGGGCTTTCCCAGCGCGGCGCAAGCCGCTCTCCTGTTCCTGGCGCTCTTCCTGTGCGAGCTCGTCGTTGCGCTGGCGCTGCGCGATGCCAACCGGTGGCTCGGGCTGAACGAGATGCAGATGGGGGTGCTTGCCGCGGTCCTGGGCAACGGCTGCGTGTTCGCCGGCGTCATGCACTACCAGAAGCTCACCTACCGCGCGCTCTTCCACCAGTCCGCGGCCTCTGCCAGGGCCACGCTGGTGCTGGTGGTGCCGCCCGTGCTGCTGCTGGTGCCGGGGCTGATGCTCGTGATCGTGACCGCGATGAACCTGCTGGTGCGGGTGGTCCCGCTTTCTGCATGGGAAGAATCGATGTTCAGCCGCATGGCCGACGGCAGCGTCGCGGCCACGCTGGCGGTGTGCGTCATGGCGCCGCTGCTCGAAGAAATGCTGTTCCGCGGCATCGTGCTGCGCGGGTTCCTGCAGCGCTATTCGCGGTGGCAGGCCATCATGGGCTCGGCGCTGCTCTTCGGGGTGGCGCACATGAACATCTACCAGTTCGTCGTCGGCCTGGTGTTGGGCGCGGTGCTCGGATGGCTTTATGAGCGCACCCGCTCCCTCATCCCCTGCATTGCGCTGCATGCGGCGTACAACACCGGGACGATCCTCGTCAGCGACCTGCCCGAGACCCTCTCGTTCGCGGACACGGTGATGGGCCTGCTGGCGATCGGCCTGGCGACCGTGTGCGGCGCGCTGGCTTTGCGGCACCTGCTGGTGGCGCCCGTCGCGCGCTGGCCGGCGCCCTGA
- a CDS encoding flavin reductase family protein, whose product MNANHRKPVPLAKAYRLLNHGPTVLVSAAHGGQRNIMAAAWAMPLDFDPPKVAVVLDKSTWTRVLLEGAGTFALQVPTRAQLDLTEALGNSSGREIVERSGHDKFAAYGLQVFAGEATDAPLLEGCAAWLECRLLPEPPIQQRYDLFLGEVIAAQADSRVFAEGRWNFTGHDELRTLHHVAGGHFIVDGDAVDAKPLPPL is encoded by the coding sequence ATGAATGCGAATCACCGAAAGCCCGTTCCGCTCGCCAAGGCCTATCGCCTGCTCAACCACGGCCCCACCGTGCTCGTGAGCGCCGCGCACGGCGGACAGCGCAACATCATGGCGGCGGCCTGGGCGATGCCGCTGGACTTCGATCCGCCCAAGGTGGCCGTGGTGCTCGACAAGAGCACCTGGACGCGCGTGCTGCTGGAGGGCGCGGGCACCTTCGCGCTCCAGGTGCCCACGCGCGCGCAGCTCGACCTGACCGAGGCGCTGGGCAACAGCTCGGGCCGAGAGATCGTCGAGCGTTCGGGCCACGACAAGTTCGCAGCCTACGGCCTCCAGGTGTTCGCAGGCGAGGCCACGGATGCGCCGCTGCTCGAAGGCTGCGCGGCCTGGCTCGAATGCCGGCTCTTGCCCGAGCCGCCGATCCAGCAGCGCTACGACCTGTTCCTTGGCGAAGTGATCGCGGCGCAGGCCGACTCGCGCGTGTTCGCCGAAGGGCGCTGGAACTTCACGGGGCACGACGAACTGCGCACGCTGCATCACGTCGCGGGCGGGCACTTCATCGTCGATGGCGACGCGGTGGATGCGAAGCCGCTCCCGCCCCTCTGA